The following proteins are encoded in a genomic region of Haloarcula marina:
- a CDS encoding HalOD1 output domain-containing protein — translation MTPGERLSETVVEAVAAAEGVDPTDLSETLYPAINADALDVLFVESSGSVTFEYNGYEVTVASDGDVSVESLDAA, via the coding sequence ATGACCCCTGGCGAGCGATTGAGCGAGACCGTGGTCGAGGCGGTCGCGGCGGCGGAGGGCGTCGACCCGACGGACCTTTCAGAGACGCTGTATCCCGCCATCAACGCCGATGCGCTCGATGTACTCTTCGTCGAGTCGAGCGGGTCTGTCACGTTCGAGTACAACGGCTACGAGGTTACCGTCGCGAGCGACGGCGACGTTTCGGTCGAATCGCTCGACGCCGCGTAA
- a CDS encoding PrsW family intramembrane metalloprotease: MSDENSDPVASSLSGSTDLYDVAEWDPRSTLDRLSIRVHALLHASRKWLLVGLGVVLFVAQLAFAGLLVIRQPSLGILAALSAVPALAIVGYLWYGDPTIREPVETMAVVFVLSILFASFAALVNTVLQPLFQLVPVVGMALFFFVVVGPIEETVKWLGIRVGAFSRIESVVDGVVYGAVAGLGFATIENALYIAQGYTRAMSMQDGTPLIAAVQTATSRAFVGPGHVLYSSFAGYYLGLAKFNPENKGPIVVKGLLLAAFIHAVYNTSVTYLPQLVPWNVVTFVGFVVLFDGVVGYFLYRKLARYKRLYHRTEASGHVDSTPSGETESTDA, from the coding sequence GTGTCAGACGAAAACTCAGACCCCGTTGCCTCGTCCCTGTCGGGGTCGACAGACCTCTACGACGTGGCGGAGTGGGACCCGCGCTCGACGTTGGACAGGCTCTCGATACGTGTACACGCACTGTTGCACGCCTCCCGGAAGTGGCTCCTCGTCGGTCTGGGTGTCGTCCTGTTCGTCGCCCAACTCGCGTTCGCTGGCCTGCTCGTCATCAGACAGCCGTCGTTGGGCATCCTCGCGGCACTCTCGGCCGTCCCGGCGCTCGCTATCGTCGGCTATCTCTGGTACGGTGACCCCACGATACGGGAACCAGTGGAGACGATGGCCGTCGTGTTCGTGCTGTCTATCCTCTTTGCGAGTTTCGCTGCGCTCGTCAACACCGTCCTCCAACCGCTGTTTCAACTCGTTCCCGTCGTCGGGATGGCGCTGTTCTTCTTCGTCGTCGTCGGCCCCATCGAGGAGACGGTCAAGTGGTTGGGTATCCGCGTCGGTGCCTTCAGCAGAATCGAGTCCGTCGTCGACGGCGTCGTCTACGGCGCCGTCGCTGGCCTCGGCTTCGCGACCATCGAGAACGCGCTGTACATCGCCCAAGGGTACACTCGGGCGATGTCGATGCAGGACGGGACGCCGCTCATAGCGGCCGTCCAGACGGCGACGAGTCGGGCCTTCGTCGGGCCGGGTCACGTTCTCTACTCCTCGTTCGCTGGCTACTACCTCGGGCTGGCGAAGTTCAACCCCGAGAACAAAGGCCCCATCGTCGTGAAAGGGCTCCTCCTCGCGGCGTTCATCCACGCCGTGTACAACACCTCGGTCACCTACCTCCCGCAACTCGTCCCGTGGAACGTCGTGACCTTCGTGGGCTTCGTCGTCCTCTTCGACGGTGTCGTCGGCTACTTCCTCTACCGGAAACTCGCCCGCTACAAGCGGTTGTACCACCGGACTGAGGCCAGCGGACACGTCGACAGCACGCCGTCCGGTGAGACCGAGTCGACAGACGCGTAA
- the purB gene encoding adenylosuccinate lyase, whose protein sequence is MTERGPLTAVSPLDGRYARYTEPLVPYASERALMRARVEVEVEYLLALADLDATPLAIDADQRDELRALYAEFDDADADVVKQLETTGYGEYAATNHDVKAIEYFIRLGAPDGLDADNWIHFGLTSEDVNNLAHRLLVKPAAEEVLVPELREIRDTLVEMAHDYGDVPMLARTHGQPATPTTFGKEMAVYASRLGQAIARIDRAADDLSGKLAGASGTYAAHHAAYPEVDWPAFAESFVASLGLEHEPLTTQVNPCDDLEVLFDAVRGANNVLLDMDLDMWLYVSDRYLGQETVAGETGSSTMPHKVNPIDFENSEGNLSKANSDLVFLGDYVTNSRLQRDLSDSTIKRNMGAAFAHCLVGYGKCQNGLAKVVPNEQVMRDDLDSTPEIIGEAVQTILRREGVDDAYEQVKKATRGQSVTIEDFREMFADLDVSEDVRAELDALTPAGYTGIAAALADSVDEA, encoded by the coding sequence ATGACCGAGAGAGGGCCACTGACGGCCGTATCACCGCTCGACGGGCGGTACGCTCGATACACCGAACCGCTCGTCCCGTACGCGAGCGAGCGGGCGCTGATGCGCGCCCGCGTCGAAGTCGAAGTCGAGTACCTGCTGGCGCTGGCCGATTTGGACGCCACGCCGCTGGCAATTGACGCCGACCAGCGCGACGAACTGCGCGCGCTGTACGCGGAGTTCGACGACGCGGACGCCGATGTGGTCAAGCAACTGGAGACGACCGGTTACGGGGAGTACGCCGCCACGAACCACGACGTGAAGGCCATCGAGTACTTCATCCGTCTGGGTGCGCCCGATGGGTTGGACGCGGATAACTGGATACACTTCGGCCTGACCAGCGAGGACGTGAACAACCTCGCGCACCGACTGCTCGTGAAACCGGCCGCCGAGGAAGTCCTCGTCCCCGAACTCCGCGAGATTCGGGACACGCTCGTCGAGATGGCACACGACTACGGTGACGTGCCGATGCTGGCCCGAACTCACGGGCAACCGGCGACGCCGACGACGTTCGGCAAGGAGATGGCCGTCTACGCCTCCCGTCTGGGGCAGGCTATCGCGCGCATCGACCGCGCGGCCGACGACCTCTCGGGGAAACTCGCCGGGGCGTCCGGGACCTACGCCGCCCACCACGCCGCCTATCCCGAGGTGGACTGGCCCGCCTTCGCCGAGTCCTTCGTCGCCTCCCTCGGCCTGGAGCACGAACCGCTGACGACGCAGGTCAACCCCTGTGACGACCTCGAAGTCCTATTCGACGCCGTCCGCGGCGCGAACAACGTCCTGCTGGACATGGACCTCGACATGTGGCTGTACGTCTCGGACCGCTACCTCGGACAGGAGACGGTCGCGGGCGAGACGGGGTCCTCGACGATGCCCCACAAGGTCAATCCGATAGACTTCGAGAACAGCGAGGGGAACCTCTCGAAGGCCAACTCCGACCTCGTGTTCCTCGGCGACTACGTCACCAACTCCCGCCTCCAGCGTGACCTCTCGGACTCGACCATCAAGCGCAACATGGGCGCGGCGTTCGCCCACTGTCTCGTCGGCTACGGCAAGTGCCAGAACGGCCTCGCGAAGGTCGTCCCGAACGAGCAGGTGATGCGCGACGACCTCGATTCGACGCCGGAGATAATCGGCGAGGCGGTCCAGACCATCCTCCGCCGTGAGGGCGTCGACGACGCCTACGAACAGGTGAAGAAGGCGACGCGCGGACAGTCGGTCACCATCGAGGACTTCCGCGAGATGTTCGCCGACCTCGACGTGAGCGAGGACGTGCGCGCCGAACTCGACGCGCTGACGCCCGCCGGGTACACGGGTATCGCCGCCGCGCTGGCCGACAGCGTCGACGAGGCCTGA
- a CDS encoding phosphoribosyltransferase yields MFTDRTDAGERLAAELRRQGVEADIVLGIPRGGLPIARPVADALDVPLDVVVARKVGAPGNPELAVAAVADDGTTWRNDSLIGSLDLTMEYLETQTEHEQRAAQEKFDRYRGDRPPLALAGKRVLVVDDGLATGATMRACVERVREAGAASVVVAVPVSSPDTARSLERMAERVVTVEEPVNFSAVGQFYRDFSQVTDEEAMALLE; encoded by the coding sequence ATGTTCACGGACCGCACGGACGCCGGTGAGCGACTCGCCGCCGAACTCCGGCGGCAGGGCGTCGAAGCCGACATCGTGTTGGGCATTCCGCGGGGCGGCCTCCCAATCGCGCGCCCCGTCGCGGACGCACTGGACGTACCGCTCGACGTCGTGGTCGCGCGGAAAGTCGGCGCGCCGGGCAATCCCGAACTGGCCGTCGCCGCCGTCGCGGACGACGGGACCACGTGGCGGAACGACTCGCTCATCGGTTCGCTGGACCTCACGATGGAGTACCTGGAGACCCAGACCGAACACGAACAGCGGGCCGCACAGGAGAAGTTCGACCGGTATCGGGGCGACCGGCCGCCGCTAGCCCTCGCTGGCAAGCGCGTCCTCGTCGTCGACGACGGCCTGGCGACGGGCGCGACGATGCGCGCCTGCGTCGAACGGGTCAGGGAGGCCGGGGCCGCGAGCGTCGTCGTCGCCGTCCCCGTCTCCTCGCCGGACACCGCCCGGTCGCTGGAGCGGATGGCCGAGCGAGTCGTGACCGTCGAGGAACCCGTAAACTTCAGCGCCGTCGGGCAGTTCTACCGCGACTTCTCGCAGGTGACCGACGAGGAAGCGATGGCGTTACTGGAGTAG
- the folP gene encoding dihydropteroate synthase gives MEFHEAANFLFELRRFASRPGTDATRSLLSALDDPHEDLRCIQIAGSNGKGSTARMVERTLRESGLDVGLYTSPHLDDVRERIRVNGRKVAERSLVEFVETAEPYLTERGASGDSPTFFETLTAFALWEFERQDVDVAVLEVGIGGRYDATSVVDPVASAVTSVTLEHTDILGDTVEEIATDKAHVAPDDAPLVTGTTGDALAAVREVAGDVQTVGDGSEGPVDVAVAYGGRDGLEGAVSIDGPDWAVETHLPLLGEHQAHNAGIAAALVHQAADVAQVDVERGLRNAHWPGRFEVMGEDPLVVLDGAHNPGGLERTMETLEAFDYDDLHVVVGAMADKDHEGIASALEPADHAIACRPNVDRAEATSVVAEALRTATDAEVQTRSDVAGALGTALDAADEGDAVIVTGSLYAVREARTRWSRGMVPKRVDSVPEATETIEAAHVTDAGAWRMRGKAVHRVLKTRVQPRQAQYLKEELLSLGGECAISGLNDQDEENLDVVLMATMAQYRRLAEKLDGQPYGLSTFADELRDALDIQQADDSRGYPWEDGTAVMGILNVTPDSFHDGGEYNAIDAAVDRAEQMVADGADILDIGGESTRPGADPVPVEDEIDRVVPVIEALAEMDVALSVDTRKAAVARAALDAGADILNDVSGLEDPEMRLVAAEYDVPVVVMHSIEVPVDPDSDIHYDDVVEDCIEQLTERVLLAEKAGLDREQILVDPGIGFGKSAAESFELLDRLAEFRALGCPILVGHSHKSLFGLVGAEPGDCLEATIAGTTLAAERGADVIRIHDVAENATAVDVVTAAEDPERFE, from the coding sequence ATGGAGTTCCACGAGGCCGCGAACTTCCTCTTCGAGTTGCGCCGGTTCGCGTCGCGACCCGGCACCGACGCCACGCGGAGTCTGTTGTCCGCTCTCGACGACCCACACGAGGACCTCCGCTGTATCCAGATTGCGGGCTCCAACGGGAAGGGCTCGACCGCTCGAATGGTCGAGCGGACCCTCCGGGAGTCCGGACTGGACGTCGGCCTCTACACCTCGCCGCACTTGGACGACGTGCGCGAGCGAATCCGCGTCAACGGCCGGAAGGTGGCCGAGCGCTCGCTCGTGGAGTTCGTCGAGACGGCCGAACCGTACCTCACCGAACGGGGCGCGAGCGGCGACTCGCCGACGTTCTTCGAGACGCTGACCGCCTTCGCCCTCTGGGAGTTCGAGCGGCAGGACGTGGACGTAGCCGTTCTCGAAGTCGGCATCGGCGGTCGGTACGACGCCACCAGCGTCGTGGACCCCGTCGCCAGCGCCGTCACCTCCGTCACGCTCGAACACACCGACATCCTCGGGGACACCGTCGAGGAAATCGCCACCGACAAGGCCCACGTCGCCCCCGACGACGCGCCGCTGGTGACCGGAACGACCGGCGACGCACTCGCCGCCGTCCGGGAAGTCGCGGGCGACGTGCAGACCGTCGGCGACGGAAGCGAGGGACCGGTAGACGTGGCAGTCGCCTACGGCGGCCGCGACGGGTTGGAGGGGGCGGTCAGCATCGACGGGCCGGACTGGGCCGTCGAGACACACCTCCCGCTACTGGGCGAGCATCAGGCCCACAACGCCGGTATCGCCGCCGCACTCGTCCACCAAGCCGCCGATGTCGCGCAGGTCGACGTCGAACGCGGCCTGCGGAACGCCCACTGGCCCGGCCGGTTCGAGGTCATGGGCGAGGACCCACTCGTCGTGCTGGACGGCGCGCACAACCCCGGCGGCCTCGAACGGACGATGGAGACGCTGGAGGCCTTCGACTACGACGACCTGCACGTCGTCGTGGGCGCGATGGCCGACAAGGACCACGAAGGCATCGCGTCGGCGCTCGAACCGGCGGACCACGCTATCGCCTGCCGACCCAACGTCGACCGTGCGGAGGCCACCTCGGTCGTCGCCGAAGCGCTCCGCACGGCGACCGACGCCGAGGTGCAGACGCGCTCGGACGTGGCCGGTGCGCTCGGGACGGCACTGGACGCCGCTGACGAGGGCGACGCCGTCATCGTGACCGGGTCGCTCTACGCGGTTCGCGAGGCCCGCACGCGGTGGTCCCGAGGGATGGTGCCGAAACGCGTCGACTCGGTTCCCGAAGCGACGGAGACCATCGAGGCCGCCCACGTCACCGACGCGGGCGCGTGGCGGATGCGCGGCAAGGCCGTCCATCGCGTCCTCAAGACCCGCGTTCAGCCCCGACAGGCCCAGTATCTGAAGGAGGAACTGCTGTCGCTCGGCGGGGAGTGCGCCATCTCCGGGCTGAACGACCAAGACGAGGAGAACCTCGACGTGGTGTTGATGGCGACGATGGCCCAGTACCGACGCCTCGCCGAGAAACTCGACGGCCAACCGTACGGCCTCTCGACGTTCGCCGACGAACTTCGCGACGCCCTCGACATCCAACAGGCCGACGACTCGCGGGGCTATCCGTGGGAGGACGGGACCGCAGTGATGGGTATCCTGAACGTCACGCCCGACTCCTTTCACGACGGCGGCGAGTACAACGCAATCGACGCGGCGGTGGACCGCGCCGAGCAGATGGTCGCCGACGGCGCGGACATCCTCGACATCGGCGGCGAGTCCACCCGTCCGGGGGCCGACCCCGTTCCCGTCGAGGACGAAATCGACCGCGTCGTCCCGGTCATCGAAGCGCTCGCCGAGATGGACGTGGCGCTCTCCGTCGACACCCGCAAGGCCGCCGTCGCCCGCGCCGCCCTCGATGCCGGCGCGGACATCCTCAACGACGTGTCGGGACTGGAAGACCCCGAGATGCGACTGGTCGCCGCCGAGTACGACGTGCCGGTGGTCGTGATGCACTCCATCGAGGTGCCCGTCGACCCCGACAGCGACATCCACTACGACGACGTGGTCGAAGACTGCATCGAGCAGTTGACCGAGCGCGTCCTCTTGGCCGAGAAAGCTGGACTCGACCGCGAGCAGATTCTGGTCGACCCCGGTATCGGCTTCGGGAAGTCCGCCGCCGAGAGCTTCGAACTGCTCGACCGACTGGCGGAGTTCCGCGCGCTCGGGTGTCCGATACTGGTGGGCCACTCCCACAAGTCGCTGTTCGGCCTCGTCGGCGCTGAACCCGGGGACTGTCTGGAGGCCACGATTGCGGGAACCACGCTCGCGGCCGAACGCGGTGCGGACGTGATTCGCATCCACGACGTGGCCGAGAACGCCACGGCCGTCGACGTGGTGACGGCCGCCGAGGACCCCGAGCGATTCGAGTAG
- the purH gene encoding bifunctional phosphoribosylaminoimidazolecarboxamide formyltransferase/IMP cyclohydrolase, whose translation MKLAGMASNRGRNLMNIADRAPGGAEFAVVLTNDADAPVLEAASERGIPTEVVERAEDEAREAHEERVLEALSEYDFDIVTLDGYMRVLSKTFLDGAPTTLNVHPSLLPNFPGMDTHEQVLDAGVKVTGCTVHVVDETIDGGPIVTQEPIPVFDGDDEADLKERVLYEGEFTAYPRVVKWFAEDRVEVDHEDNTVDVEGDEGGDFPARRLVSDDRAADLRYGENPHQDAALYADTTVSEASVVHADQLNEGAKALSYNNYNDADGALNLIKEFEEPAAAVIKHTNPAGCATADTLADAYADALSTDPQSAFGGIVALNRECDAATAEQIIDSFKEIVVAPGYTDAALDVLFEKENLRVLEVNDNFEVTDTLTEKPLVGGRLVQERDTQHLTADDLEVVTDREPTDEQIESMLFAWHTLKHVKSNGILFAKGTETVGIGMGQVSRVDAVRLAAMKADEHAEGKDADGAVMASDAFFPFPDGIEAAAEAGIEAVIQPGGSKNDDSVIEAADEHDMAMVFTGQRSFRHD comes from the coding sequence ATGAAACTCGCCGGTATGGCCAGCAACCGAGGCCGGAATCTGATGAACATCGCGGACCGCGCGCCGGGTGGGGCGGAGTTCGCCGTCGTCCTGACGAACGACGCCGACGCGCCCGTCTTGGAGGCCGCCTCCGAGCGCGGGATTCCCACAGAGGTCGTCGAGCGCGCGGAAGACGAAGCCCGCGAGGCCCACGAGGAACGCGTCCTCGAAGCCCTCTCTGAGTACGACTTCGACATCGTGACGCTGGACGGCTACATGCGCGTCCTCAGCAAGACGTTCTTGGATGGTGCGCCGACGACGCTGAACGTCCACCCCTCGCTGCTGCCGAACTTCCCCGGCATGGACACCCACGAACAGGTACTCGACGCTGGCGTGAAGGTCACCGGCTGTACCGTTCACGTCGTGGACGAGACGATCGACGGCGGCCCCATCGTCACCCAAGAGCCGATTCCGGTGTTCGACGGCGACGACGAGGCCGACCTGAAAGAGCGCGTCCTCTACGAGGGCGAGTTCACCGCGTACCCGCGCGTCGTGAAGTGGTTCGCCGAGGACCGCGTCGAGGTCGACCACGAGGACAATACCGTCGACGTGGAGGGCGACGAGGGCGGGGACTTCCCGGCCCGCCGCCTCGTCTCGGACGACCGCGCGGCCGACCTGCGCTACGGGGAGAACCCCCATCAGGACGCCGCGCTGTACGCCGACACCACGGTGTCGGAGGCCAGCGTCGTCCACGCCGACCAACTCAACGAGGGCGCGAAGGCCCTGTCGTACAACAACTACAACGACGCCGACGGCGCGCTGAACCTCATCAAGGAGTTCGAGGAACCCGCCGCCGCCGTCATCAAGCACACGAACCCCGCCGGGTGTGCGACGGCCGACACGCTGGCCGACGCCTACGCCGACGCGCTCTCGACGGACCCACAGAGCGCCTTCGGCGGCATCGTCGCCCTCAACCGGGAGTGCGACGCCGCCACCGCCGAGCAGATCATCGACTCGTTCAAGGAGATCGTCGTCGCGCCGGGCTACACCGACGCCGCGCTGGACGTGCTCTTCGAGAAAGAGAACCTCCGCGTGCTGGAGGTCAACGACAACTTCGAGGTCACCGACACGCTGACGGAGAAACCCCTCGTGGGGGGTCGTCTCGTCCAAGAGCGAGACACCCAACACCTCACGGCCGACGACCTGGAAGTCGTCACCGACCGTGAACCCACCGACGAGCAAATCGAGTCGATGCTGTTCGCGTGGCACACCCTGAAACACGTCAAGTCCAACGGCATCCTCTTCGCGAAGGGAACGGAGACGGTCGGTATCGGCATGGGGCAGGTCTCCCGCGTCGACGCCGTCCGACTGGCCGCCATGAAGGCCGACGAGCACGCCGAGGGCAAGGACGCCGACGGGGCCGTGATGGCCTCGGACGCCTTCTTCCCGTTCCCGGACGGCATCGAAGCGGCCGCCGAGGCCGGTATCGAGGCGGTCATCCAGCCCGGCGGGTCGAAGAACGACGACAGCGTCATCGAGGCCGCCGACGAACACGACATGGCGATGGTCTTCACCGGCCAGCGCAGTTTCCGGCACGACTGA
- a CDS encoding MFS transporter yields MVLGTDSRILTLAFARMADALGNSFLIIVLPLYIASGQVTLTGIAGTEVLGFVLREETLIGLVLSLFGLLNSFGQPITGRFSDRTGRRRAFVLTGLVLFAIGSAAYPFLTSYWSVLAARAFQGLGAAFTIPATIALVNDYAESDSERGGNFGVFNTFRLIGFGFGPIVAGVVITGGLGAEGVVSYVLGGLTFSGFTAAFAVAVLGAIVSFALVALLIEDPPVSAEAASKDLSLAVFDPEGDGLDSVFVLGVGTFMMATTIALFATLEGPIRARLDESTFMFSVQFAAVVIANILLQVPIGRASDRIGRRPFVVAGFVVLAPAVYAQGIVTDPMLMLAARFVQGIAVALVFAPSLALAGDLAATRGSGTTLSVLTMAFGLGVAVGPLASGVLYNLGGFSTPFSVGAVLAVLALALTYWQVEETLTGDGGAPGAAPQD; encoded by the coding sequence ATGGTTCTGGGTACTGACTCCCGTATTCTGACGCTGGCGTTCGCCCGGATGGCCGACGCACTGGGCAACTCCTTTCTCATCATCGTCCTGCCGCTGTACATCGCCAGCGGGCAGGTGACGCTCACCGGTATTGCCGGGACGGAGGTGTTGGGCTTCGTCCTGCGCGAGGAGACGCTCATCGGCCTCGTCCTCTCGCTGTTCGGCCTGCTGAACTCCTTCGGCCAGCCGATAACGGGCCGGTTCTCCGACCGGACCGGGCGGCGGCGCGCGTTCGTCCTCACCGGACTGGTGCTGTTCGCCATCGGGAGCGCCGCCTACCCGTTCCTCACCTCGTACTGGTCGGTGCTCGCGGCCCGGGCGTTTCAGGGCCTCGGCGCGGCCTTCACCATCCCCGCGACCATCGCGCTGGTCAACGACTACGCCGAGAGCGACAGCGAACGAGGCGGGAACTTCGGCGTGTTCAACACGTTCCGTCTCATCGGCTTCGGGTTCGGTCCCATCGTCGCGGGCGTCGTCATCACCGGCGGCCTCGGCGCGGAGGGCGTCGTCTCCTACGTGCTCGGCGGTCTGACGTTCTCGGGGTTCACTGCCGCCTTCGCCGTCGCCGTCCTCGGGGCCATCGTCAGTTTCGCCCTCGTCGCGCTACTCATCGAGGACCCGCCGGTGTCCGCGGAGGCCGCGAGCAAGGACCTCTCGCTCGCCGTCTTCGACCCCGAGGGCGACGGCCTCGACTCGGTGTTCGTCCTCGGCGTCGGCACGTTCATGATGGCGACGACCATCGCGCTGTTCGCCACGCTCGAAGGCCCGATTCGGGCGCGCCTCGACGAGTCGACGTTCATGTTCAGCGTCCAGTTCGCGGCCGTCGTCATCGCCAACATCCTCCTGCAGGTCCCCATCGGCCGGGCGAGCGACCGCATCGGCCGCCGCCCGTTCGTCGTCGCCGGGTTCGTCGTCCTCGCGCCCGCCGTCTACGCGCAGGGCATCGTCACCGACCCCATGCTGATGCTGGCCGCCCGGTTCGTGCAGGGCATCGCCGTCGCCCTCGTGTTCGCGCCGTCGCTCGCGCTGGCGGGTGACCTCGCCGCGACGCGCGGGTCCGGGACGACGCTCTCGGTGCTGACGATGGCGTTCGGCCTGGGCGTCGCCGTCGGCCCCCTCGCTTCGGGCGTCCTCTACAACCTCGGCGGATTCAGCACGCCCTTCTCCGTCGGCGCTGTCCTCGCGGTACTCGCCCTCGCGCTCACGTACTGGCAAGTCGAGGAGACGCTGACCGGCGACGGAGGGGCACCCGGGGCCGCCCCGCAGGACTGA
- a CDS encoding M20 family metallopeptidase, giving the protein MTGGFDLAAFHKRAVETDSTESVDEMRDVLLETLESAGVAPAVDELGNVVATVGAPDHAAAAAADGAHLLLNTHIDTVPPHLPYERRTERPGDERVDGSADAGEGDIVCGRGACDAKGPLAALLDAFLTVEPHDGAVTLAVSIDEETTQTGGAHLAEVIDADGYIVGEPTGLDVCTAAKGQFEGTVTIRGESAHAADPESGLNAIRAAAPILQAMESYEETKGPGDHETLGRPILTPSMVEGGEATNQVPAECTITFDRRSVPPETSDEFCADLADHLREWLPASMGLDVSLIRPDTPFPEAFATDPDAELVRTLQDACGGAVRPFGAATEASYFAQHGPTVVFGPGVLSDDVGAVAHSKREYVRLSDVRTAARAVRETVQRLLQ; this is encoded by the coding sequence ATGACCGGCGGGTTCGACCTCGCGGCGTTCCACAAGCGCGCTGTCGAGACAGATTCGACCGAATCCGTCGACGAGATGCGCGACGTGCTGTTGGAGACGCTGGAGAGCGCTGGCGTCGCCCCGGCAGTGGACGAACTGGGCAACGTCGTCGCTACGGTCGGCGCACCCGACCACGCGGCCGCCGCGGCCGCAGACGGGGCCCACCTCCTGTTGAACACGCACATCGACACCGTGCCGCCGCACCTCCCCTACGAGCGCCGGACCGAGCGACCCGGAGACGAGCGAGTGGACGGGTCCGCAGACGCAGGAGAAGGGGACATCGTCTGCGGCCGCGGGGCCTGTGATGCAAAGGGACCGCTGGCCGCGTTGCTCGATGCGTTCCTCACCGTCGAACCCCACGACGGTGCGGTGACGCTGGCCGTCTCTATCGACGAGGAGACCACGCAGACCGGCGGCGCGCACCTCGCCGAGGTCATCGACGCCGACGGCTACATCGTCGGCGAACCGACGGGACTCGACGTGTGCACCGCCGCGAAGGGGCAGTTCGAGGGGACGGTCACCATCCGCGGCGAGAGTGCCCACGCCGCCGACCCGGAGAGCGGCCTGAACGCGATTCGCGCCGCGGCCCCGATTCTGCAGGCGATGGAGTCCTACGAGGAGACGAAGGGACCCGGCGACCACGAGACGCTGGGCCGACCCATCCTCACGCCGTCGATGGTGGAGGGCGGCGAGGCGACGAATCAGGTCCCCGCCGAGTGTACCATCACGTTCGACCGGCGGAGCGTCCCGCCGGAGACGAGCGACGAGTTCTGTGCGGATTTGGCGGACCACCTCCGAGAGTGGCTTCCCGCGTCGATGGGGCTGGACGTGTCGCTCATTCGGCCCGATACGCCCTTCCCCGAAGCGTTCGCGACGGACCCCGACGCCGAACTGGTGCGGACGCTACAGGACGCCTGCGGCGGCGCGGTCCGGCCGTTCGGCGCGGCCACGGAAGCCTCCTACTTCGCCCAACACGGCCCGACAGTCGTATTCGGCCCGGGCGTCCTCAGCGACGACGTGGGCGCGGTCGCGCACTCGAAACGCGAGTACGTCCGCCTCTCGGACGTGCGGACGGCCGCCCGCGCGGTGCGGGAGACGGTCCAGCGACTACTCCAGTAA
- a CDS encoding formate/nitrite transporter family protein, translating to MGDDTDRERAVRDAVDRAQSGAPAGGRTIRDRFSADEIFQRIIVAADHEIASSTRELLASALAAGFAITVTFLLYASLTASTGGDPILSALLYPLGFVFIILGDYQLYTENTLPPVALTLERLASLPSLFRIWGLVLAGNLVGGALGALALSSTGVLSPEAAMAAEGFARKAIATPWWTLFAKAVFAGLIVAGVVWVDFSLRDSISRLVLVYIAFLAIPYGNLYHIVVSATEMLYLVFNGELALVVGVTEFALPVLLGNSIGGVVLVTVVNYFQTTERRLETARDGRIRQLTIREWVLGRFSESGQSYIPVNGDHD from the coding sequence ATGGGAGACGACACCGACCGAGAGAGGGCGGTTCGAGACGCGGTGGACAGAGCCCAGAGCGGTGCCCCGGCCGGCGGACGTACAATCCGCGACCGGTTCTCCGCCGACGAAATTTTCCAGCGCATCATCGTCGCCGCGGACCACGAGATAGCGTCGAGTACCCGTGAACTGCTGGCGAGCGCGCTCGCGGCCGGGTTCGCCATCACCGTCACCTTCCTGTTGTACGCGTCGCTGACCGCGTCTACCGGTGGGGACCCGATTCTGAGTGCGCTGTTGTACCCGCTGGGATTCGTCTTCATCATCCTCGGGGACTACCAGTTGTACACCGAGAACACGCTCCCGCCCGTGGCGCTGACCCTCGAACGACTCGCCAGCCTCCCCTCGCTGTTTCGCATCTGGGGGCTGGTCCTCGCGGGTAACCTCGTCGGCGGGGCGCTCGGGGCACTCGCGCTCTCCTCGACGGGCGTTCTCTCACCCGAGGCCGCGATGGCCGCCGAAGGGTTCGCCCGGAAAGCCATCGCGACGCCGTGGTGGACCCTGTTCGCCAAAGCCGTCTTCGCGGGTCTCATCGTCGCCGGGGTCGTCTGGGTCGACTTTTCACTGCGCGACAGCATCTCCCGTCTCGTCTTGGTGTACATCGCGTTCCTCGCGATTCCCTACGGCAACCTGTATCACATCGTCGTCTCGGCGACGGAGATGCTGTATCTGGTGTTCAACGGCGAACTCGCGCTGGTCGTCGGTGTCACGGAGTTTGCCCTCCCGGTACTGCTGGGCAACTCCATCGGCGGCGTGGTCCTCGTCACCGTCGTCAACTACTTCCAGACGACCGAGCGGCGACTCGAAACCGCCCGCGACGGTCGAATCCGGCAGTTGACTATCCGTGAGTGGGTCCTCGGCAGGTTCTCCGAGTCCGGGCAGTCGTACATCCCGGTCAACGGCGACCACGACTGA